One segment of Rosa chinensis cultivar Old Blush chromosome 6, RchiOBHm-V2, whole genome shotgun sequence DNA contains the following:
- the LOC112174126 gene encoding very-long-chain enoyl-CoA reductase: protein MVSMAWPIIFVFPPPASVFVTAMSVISFAGLANAGFSEVRGKHLQYSKFRKNTSNQSDSQKSKQIYLSGRTGMQIAYTPAFLAGLTSLVFFPHNDAIRYLLLSSALTIHFLKRLLEVQFVHKYSGGMALDSAIPISLSYFMFTVTAIYAQHLTIIQGLPEPQIDLKYTGILLFLLGISGNFYHHYLLSRIRSSSSSSPSNSNSNDDKDYKIPRGGMFELVVCPHYLFEIIGFVGFSFISQTLYAFAFMAGSAFYLTGRSYATRRWYLSKFKHFPHNVKALIPYLY from the exons ATGGTGAGCATGGCGTGGCCAATCATATTTGTTTTTCCACCACCAGCTTCTGTGTTCGTCACCGCCATGTCAGTGATCAGCTTCGCAGGGTTAGCTAATGCCGGGTTCTCGGAGGTCAGAGGAAAACACCTCCAGTATTCCAAGTTCCGGAAGAATACTAGCAATCAATCCGATTCTCAAAAATCAAAGCAAATTTACTTATCTGGTAGAACAGGCATGCAAATTGCTTATACTCCCGCATTTCTTGCTGGTCTCACATCCTTGGTGTTCTTTCCCCACAACGATGCTATCAGATATCTATTGCTCTCTTCAGCTCTCACCATTCATTTCCTCAAACGACTTTTGGAG GTTCAATTTGTTCACAAGTACAGTGGAGGGATGGCGCTCGATTCTGCGATTCCTATCTCTCTCAGTTACTTCATGTTTACTGTGACTGCGATTTACGCTCAGCACCTTACTATAATCCAAGGGCTACCAGAGCCACAAATTGATTTGAAGTACACTGGAATTCTGTTGTTTCTACTTGGGATATCTGGCAATTTCTACCATCACTACCTACTCTCCCGAATAAGATCATCATCCTCTTCGTCTCCGTCAAACTCAAACAGCAATGACGATAAGGATTATAAGATTCCAAGGGGTGGAATGTTTGAGCTAGTGGTATGCCCTCACTATCTCTTTGAAATCATAGGATTTGTAgggttctcttttatttctcaGACTTTGTATGCATTCGCCTTCATGGCCGGATCAGCATTCTATTTAACTGGTAGGAGCTATGCTACTAGGAGATGGTATCTTTCTAAGTTTAAACATTTTCCCCACAATGTCAAGGCTCTCATTCCATATCTTTATTAG